The Pan paniscus chromosome 1, NHGRI_mPanPan1-v2.0_pri, whole genome shotgun sequence genome has a segment encoding these proteins:
- the CD1A gene encoding T-cell surface glycoprotein CD1a isoform X2 has product MFAFGGATGLKEPLSFHVTWIASFYNHSWKRNLISGWLSDLQTHTWDSNSSTIVFLWPWSRGNFSNEEWKELETLFHIHTIRSSEGIRRYAHELQFEYPFEIQLIGGCELHSGKVSGSFLQLAYQGSDFVSFQNNSWLPYPVAGNMAKRFCKVFNQNQHENDITHNLLSDTCPRFILGLLDAGKAHLQRQVKPEAWLSHGPSPGPGHLQLVCHVSGFYPKPVWVMWMRGEQEQQGTQRGDILPSADGTWYLRATLEVAAGEAADLSCRVKHSSLEGKDIVLYWEHHSSVGFIILAVIVPLLLLIGLALWFRKRCFC; this is encoded by the exons ATGTTTGCGTTTGGAGGAGCAACAG GGCTCAAGGAGCCTCTCTCCTTCCATGTCACCTGGATCGCATCCTTTTACAACCATTCCTGGAAACGAAATCTGATCTCAGGTTGGCTGAGTGATTTGCAGACTCATACCTGGGACAGCAATTCCAGCACCATCGTTTTCCTGTGGCCCTGGTCCAGGGGAAACTTCAGCAATGAGGAGTGGAAGGAACTGGAAACATTATTCCATATACACACCATTCGGTCATCTGAGGGAATTCGTAGATACGCCCATGAATTGCAGTTTGAAT ATCCTTTTGAGATACAGCTGATAGGAGGCTGTGAGCTGCACTCTGGAAAGGTCTCAGGAAGTTTCTTGCAGTTAGCTTATCAAGGATCAGACTTTGTGAGCTTCCAGAACAATTCATGGTTGCCATATCCAGTGGCTGGGAATATGGCCAAGCGTTTCTGCAAAGTGTTCAATCAGAATCAGCATGAAAACGACATAACACACAATCTCCTCAGTGACACCTGCCCACGTTTCATCTTGGGTCTTCTTGATGCAGGAAAGGCACATCTCCAGCGGCAAG tgaaGCCCGAGGCCTGGCTGTCCCACGGCCCCAGTCCTGGCCCTGGCCATCTGCAGCTTGTGTGCCATGTCTCAGGATTCTACCCAAAGCCCGTGTGGGTGATGTGGATGCGGGGTGAGCAGGAGCAGCAGGGCACTCAGCGAGGGGACATCTTGCCCAGTGCTGATGGGACATGGTATCTCCGCGCAACCCTGGAGGTGGCCGCTGGGGAGGCAGCTGACCTGTCCTGTCGGGTGAAGCACAGCAGTCTAGAGGGCAAGGACATCGTCCTCTACTGGG AACATCACAGTTCCGTGGGCTTCATCATCTTGGCGGTGATAGTGCCTTTACTTCTTCTGATAGGTCTTGCGCTTTGGTTCAGGAAACGCTG TTTCTGTTAA
- the CD1A gene encoding T-cell surface glycoprotein CD1a isoform X1 gives MLFLLLPLLAVLPGDGNADGLKEPLSFHVTWIASFYNHSWKRNLISGWLSDLQTHTWDSNSSTIVFLWPWSRGNFSNEEWKELETLFHIHTIRSSEGIRRYAHELQFEYPFEIQLIGGCELHSGKVSGSFLQLAYQGSDFVSFQNNSWLPYPVAGNMAKRFCKVFNQNQHENDITHNLLSDTCPRFILGLLDAGKAHLQRQVKPEAWLSHGPSPGPGHLQLVCHVSGFYPKPVWVMWMRGEQEQQGTQRGDILPSADGTWYLRATLEVAAGEAADLSCRVKHSSLEGKDIVLYWEHHSSVGFIILAVIVPLLLLIGLALWFRKRCFC, from the exons ATGCTGTTTTTGCTACTTCCATTGTTAGCTGTTCTCCCAGGTGATGGCAATGCAGACG GGCTCAAGGAGCCTCTCTCCTTCCATGTCACCTGGATCGCATCCTTTTACAACCATTCCTGGAAACGAAATCTGATCTCAGGTTGGCTGAGTGATTTGCAGACTCATACCTGGGACAGCAATTCCAGCACCATCGTTTTCCTGTGGCCCTGGTCCAGGGGAAACTTCAGCAATGAGGAGTGGAAGGAACTGGAAACATTATTCCATATACACACCATTCGGTCATCTGAGGGAATTCGTAGATACGCCCATGAATTGCAGTTTGAAT ATCCTTTTGAGATACAGCTGATAGGAGGCTGTGAGCTGCACTCTGGAAAGGTCTCAGGAAGTTTCTTGCAGTTAGCTTATCAAGGATCAGACTTTGTGAGCTTCCAGAACAATTCATGGTTGCCATATCCAGTGGCTGGGAATATGGCCAAGCGTTTCTGCAAAGTGTTCAATCAGAATCAGCATGAAAACGACATAACACACAATCTCCTCAGTGACACCTGCCCACGTTTCATCTTGGGTCTTCTTGATGCAGGAAAGGCACATCTCCAGCGGCAAG tgaaGCCCGAGGCCTGGCTGTCCCACGGCCCCAGTCCTGGCCCTGGCCATCTGCAGCTTGTGTGCCATGTCTCAGGATTCTACCCAAAGCCCGTGTGGGTGATGTGGATGCGGGGTGAGCAGGAGCAGCAGGGCACTCAGCGAGGGGACATCTTGCCCAGTGCTGATGGGACATGGTATCTCCGCGCAACCCTGGAGGTGGCCGCTGGGGAGGCAGCTGACCTGTCCTGTCGGGTGAAGCACAGCAGTCTAGAGGGCAAGGACATCGTCCTCTACTGGG AACATCACAGTTCCGTGGGCTTCATCATCTTGGCGGTGATAGTGCCTTTACTTCTTCTGATAGGTCTTGCGCTTTGGTTCAGGAAACGCTG TTTCTGTTAA